GCCGTCCTGCTCGACCGGGCGGCGGCGGCCCGGGTGACCCGGATCGGCTTCGGCGCTAGGTCGTCTCTTTCGGATCTTGCCGGTTAAGCCCGCGCCGTCCGGTGCCGTGCCTCGGTGTGCTGCCGGGGCTCCCGTGTACTGGACGTACTCGGGTGCCCCGGCAGTGCGGCGAGGTGCGGTGCCGGGCGGCGCGGGCCAGGCAAGATCCGGAAGAGGCGGCCTAGGCCCGGGACGCATTAGCCTCGGCGGTGACAGGTCCCCCACGGTGACGGGACCGGCACGGAAAAGCGGGGAGACACGGGCATGCAGGGCAGCGGCTGGCCGGCCAACGAACTCGAAGCGGTCCTCGGCACGGCGATGGGCGACCCGCAGGCCGGGCCCCGGATCCTGGACACCCTGGCCCGCAGCGAGGTGTGGGTACCGCTGCCCACGGGCGGCGGCCCGGCCTCGGCGAGCCTGAACCTGCCCACCATGGACATCGGCGGCGCCGCCTACGTGCCCGTCTACAGCTCCCACGCCCAGTTCCTGGCCTGCGTGGGCGCCGGCATGGACTTCGTCGTCGCCCCCGCCGTCGAATTCGCCCGCGGCCTGCCCCCGCAGCTCGGCATCGCCGTGAACCCCGAGGGAGCCGTCGGCGTCCCGCTGCCGCCGCCCGCCGTGGCCCTGCTCTGCCGGGCCGGGCGCAGCGAACTGGACGGCCTGGCCACCGGCGGCCGGGTCCGCCTGTACGAGCCCGACTGGCAGCACGACCCGGTGGACTTCCTGGCCGCCGCCGCCGAGGAATTCCGGGCCAGCGGGGTGGTGGCCGCCGCCCACCGCTGCCTGGCCAGCGTCGAGGGCGGGGAGCCGCAGCTCTACATCGGTGTCCGCCTGCTGGGATGGGAGCCGGAGAACCGGAACGCCCCGATGGACGCCCTGGGCCGGGCGCTGGGCCGGGTCCAGCCGCCCTGGCCGGTGCAGTTGGTCCTCCTCGACGCGGTCGAGGACCCGGTGGCCGATTGGATCCGTGAGCGCGTGCGCCCGTTCTACCTGCCCTAGTCGCCCTTAAGCTGTTCGCATTGCCCGGCGCACGCGTGGCCCGGGGTACGCGTGGACGACGGGCGGACGAAGAGGGGTACCGGGTGAGTGCGTCAGGCACGGCCGCGGCCGGGCAGGTCGAGCACATGCTGCGCCAGGTGACACCCGGGCGCTACGACAGCTATGAGCAGCTGCTCCACGGGCTGGCCGAGGGCCGGCTGTGGATGCTGCTGTGGCAGGGGCAGTCCGGTTCGCCGGACGCCCAGTACGGGGGCATGGAGGTCGAGGGCCTCGGGTACGCGCCGTGCGTGACCTCGCCGCAGGAGCTGGCCGCCAGCGGCTGGAACCGCGGTTACGAGGTGGTCACCGGCCGCGACGTCGCCCGCGCCCTCTACCCCGACCGCTGGGGCCTGTGGGTGAATCCGCACGCCCAGGGCGGCGGCCTCGGCATCCCCTGGGCCGACCTGCGCCGGATCGCCACCGGCCTCGACCGGATGCCCGCGGGTCCCCTGCGCCTGTCGGAGCCCTCGATCGAACTCCCGCAGTTCTACGGGCTGCTCACCCAGCACGCCCACCGCACGCCCGCCGTGCGCTCGCTGCGCCGCGCCTGGGTCCAGCCGGTGCTCGGATCGCCGTACCTGGCCGTCGGCCTCGACCTCTACGACGCCTCCGCGCCCGCGCTGGAGTCGGTGCGCGAGATGATGCGCCAGTCGGTGGGGGCCGTGCCCGAGGGCGTGCCGGTGTGCACCGTCGCGCTCGCGGACGAGCACGATCCGGTCGCGATGTGGCTGCGCGCCCAGGCGCGCCCGTTCTACGACCGCGAGGGCCAGGCCCCGGCGTACTGACCACTCCCTGAGACGCCCGTATCAGGCCGCATGGAACCCCGGTTCCGTGCGGCCTTCTTCTTGTCGCGGTTTGTCCTGCCACCCCTGTCCAATTAGCACACGAGAAGCGCCGATTGGGCGGGATGCCCGATTGCGTACCGAACGGACGGTCTTGCTCCGCTGAGGAGTCACCGCAGTCCGGATAGCGGGTAACGGCTCCTCACATCACGGTTGCGCATCCATTCACCTGCGGGTCTGGCGGGCGATCGAGCGCCCCATGAAGACTCCCCACCCAAGAGCCGGTCAGTCCTGCTGTTACCCGACTCGGCATCTGCATTTCACTCTGCACTTCACCCTGCACTTCCTGCGGTTCCTGCACCTCAAGCACCACGCAGCACGCGCCACCGAAGACCAACGCACTGAAGCAAACGCAGTCCCCGGCACATGCACAGATCCACGCATGCGCACGGTTCCACGCACTCCGAAGCGCCACTCCGCACCAACGCCGCCACAGCGGCGGGCATGGGCCGGCTCACCAGTCGGCCGAGAGGGGTCCCCACCAGATGACGGCACCACTGCATGACACGAGCGCGGAGACGCCCGCTGCCGTGTCCGTAGCCGACGTCCCAGCCAAGGCCATCGAAGGCCGCTCACCCGGCCGCATCGCCTGGATGCGGCTCAAGCGCGACAAAGTCGCGCTCACGGGCGGCATCGTCGTGCTCCTCCTGATCCTGGTGGCGGTGTTCGCGCCGCAGATCGTGAGCCTGCTGGGCCACCCGCCCAACGAGTTCCACGAGGACCTGATCGACCCGAACCTGGGCACGCCGACCGGCTCCTACGGGGGCATGAGTTCCGACTTCCTGCTCGGCGTCGAACCCACCAACGGGCGCGACGTGTTCAGCCGGATCGTCTACGGCGCCCGCATCTCCCTGACCGTCGCCTTCCTGGCGGCCATCGTCTCCGTGGTCCTCGGCAGCCTGCTGGGCACGCTGGCGGGCTTCCTCGGCGGCTGGGTCGACGGAGTCATCAGCCGCGTCATGGACCTGCTGCTGGCCTTCCCGCAGCTGCTGTTCACCATCGCGCTGGTGTCCGTGGTCCCCAACTCCCTCTGGGGGTTCGAGGGTTCGGGAGTCCGGATGGGTGTCCTGGTCCTGGTGATCGGGTTCTTCGGCTGGCCGTACATCGGCCGGATCGTCCGCGGCCAGACGATCTCGCTGCGCGAGCGCGAGTACGTGGAGGCCGCCCGCAGCCTCGGCGCCGGACGCCTGTACATCCTGTTCAAGGAGCTGCTGCCGAACCTGGTCGCGCCGATCCTCGTCTACTCGACGCTGATCATCCCGACCAACATCCTGACGGAAGCGGCCCTGAGCTTCCTCGGCGCGGGCGTCAAACCGCCCACCGCGTCCTGGGGAAAGATGCTCTCCGACGCCGTCCCCATCTACCAGTTCGACCCCATGTACATGGTGGTCCCCGGTGTGACGATCTTCATCACCGTCCTGGCGTTCAACCTCTTCGGGGACGGTCTGCGCGACGCGCTCGACCCCAAGGGCAACTGATCCGAGTCCCTCGACTCATCCACTCATGTCATCCACTCATGGAGGTTGGACAAACGTGATCCGCAGAAAGCAGGCAATCGCGATCACCGCCGTGGTCGCAGCCCTGTCGCTGACCGCCGCGTGCGGTGGCAAGGGCGATGACGGCTCGAAGGACAAGGCCTCCAACGGAGCCGCCTTCGACGCCGCGACCAAGGGTGTCGTCAACGCGTCCGACAAGAAGGGCGGCGAGCTCAAGCTCTGGTCGCCCCAGGACGTCGACTACCTCGACCCGGCGCGCGCCTACTACGGCTTCGTCTGGAACCTCCAGCGCCTGTACATCCGCCAGCTGCTGGCCTACGACAGCAAGCCGGGCAAGGACGGCACCAAGCTGGTCCCGGACCTCGCCGAGGCCCTGCCGGTGCTCAGCAACGACGGCAAGACCTACACGCTGAAGCTCAAGGACGGCGTGAAGTTCGAGGACGGTACGCCGATCACCTCGAAGGACATCAAGTACGGCGTCGAGCGCGTCTTCGCGCAGGACGTCCTCTCCGGCGGTCCGACCTACCTGATCGACCTGCTGGACCAGGGCCAGAAGTACCCCGGCCCCTACAAGGACACCGACGCCAACAAGATGGGCCTCAAGTCCGTCCAGACGCCGGACGACAAGACGATCGTCTTCAACCTGGCGAGCGCCAACTCGGACTTCAGCTACCTGCTGGCCATGCCGTCCTCCTCGCCGGTCCCGGTGGCCAAGGACGAGGGCGCCAAGTACACCAACAAGCCCGTCTCCACGGGCCCGTACAAGGTCGAGTCCTTCACCTCGGGCAAGGGCGCCACCCTCGTCCGCAACACCAACTGGGACCCGAGCACCGACAAGATCCGCACGGCGCTGCCGGACAAGGTCTCCTTCACGGTCACCACCAACCCGGACGACATGGACCAGCGCCTGCTCTCCGGCGACATCGACCTCGCGGTCGACGGCACCGGCGTCCAGCAGGCCGCGAAGAACAAGATCCTCCAGTCCCCGGACCTGAAGAAGAACGCGGACAACCCCTTCACGGGCTACATCCGCTACATGGCCTTCCCGCAGACGGTCGCGCCCTTCGACAACATCGAGTGCCGCAAGGCCGTCATCTACGCGGCCGACCCGAAGTCCCTGCAGACCGCCCGCGGCGGCCCGACCAGCGGTGACCTCGGCGCGAACATGCTGCCGCCGGGCGTGCCCGGAGCCGACAAGTCCTACGACCCGTGGGGCCTGACCGCCGGTGCGCCGCAGGTCGACAAGGCCAAGGCCGCGCTCGCCGCCTGTGGCCTGCCCAACGGCTTCAAGACCACCATCGCGGTCCGCAACAACCGCGCCCCCGAGGTCAAGACCGCCGAGTCGCTCCAGGCCGCGCTGAAGGCCATCAACATCGACGCCTCCATCGACCAGTACGACGGCAAGCTCTCCTCCTCCACGATCGGTTCGCCCGAGAACGTGAAGAAGAAGGGCTACGGCATCATCATCATGGGCTGGGGCGCCGACTACAACAGCGGCTCCGGCTTCCTGCAGCCGCTGGTGGACGGCAAGTTCATCCTGCCGAACGGCAACAACAACTACACGATGCTGAACGACCCCGAGGTCAACGGGCTGTTCCAGAAGGCCGCCGCCGCCGCGACGCCGGAGGAAGCCGCTCCGTTCTACACGGACATCAACAAGAAGGTCATGGAGAAGGCGCTCTACCTTCCCATCAACTTCGACAAGGCGCTCATCTACCACAACCCGCGCCTGACGAACGTCTACTTCAACGACTCCATGGGCCGCATCGACCTCGCCACCCTCGGCGTCGTCAAGTAACAGTCGGCACGTGCCTTCACCGCACATGCGCTAGCTCGAAGGGCAGGTGAAGGCCGTTAGGCGGCGGCTGCCGTCCCCACAAGGGGCGGCGGCCGCCCGCCGGAGCGGCCGACTGCAGTGCTCGTCTACCTCATCAGGCGGCTGTTCAATGTCGT
This is a stretch of genomic DNA from Streptomyces sp. NBC_00536. It encodes these proteins:
- a CDS encoding ABC transporter permease, which gives rise to MTAPLHDTSAETPAAVSVADVPAKAIEGRSPGRIAWMRLKRDKVALTGGIVVLLLILVAVFAPQIVSLLGHPPNEFHEDLIDPNLGTPTGSYGGMSSDFLLGVEPTNGRDVFSRIVYGARISLTVAFLAAIVSVVLGSLLGTLAGFLGGWVDGVISRVMDLLLAFPQLLFTIALVSVVPNSLWGFEGSGVRMGVLVLVIGFFGWPYIGRIVRGQTISLREREYVEAARSLGAGRLYILFKELLPNLVAPILVYSTLIIPTNILTEAALSFLGAGVKPPTASWGKMLSDAVPIYQFDPMYMVVPGVTIFITVLAFNLFGDGLRDALDPKGN
- a CDS encoding enhanced serine sensitivity protein SseB C-terminal domain-containing protein, which encodes MSASGTAAAGQVEHMLRQVTPGRYDSYEQLLHGLAEGRLWMLLWQGQSGSPDAQYGGMEVEGLGYAPCVTSPQELAASGWNRGYEVVTGRDVARALYPDRWGLWVNPHAQGGGLGIPWADLRRIATGLDRMPAGPLRLSEPSIELPQFYGLLTQHAHRTPAVRSLRRAWVQPVLGSPYLAVGLDLYDASAPALESVREMMRQSVGAVPEGVPVCTVALADEHDPVAMWLRAQARPFYDREGQAPAY
- a CDS encoding enhanced serine sensitivity protein SseB, which translates into the protein MQGSGWPANELEAVLGTAMGDPQAGPRILDTLARSEVWVPLPTGGGPASASLNLPTMDIGGAAYVPVYSSHAQFLACVGAGMDFVVAPAVEFARGLPPQLGIAVNPEGAVGVPLPPPAVALLCRAGRSELDGLATGGRVRLYEPDWQHDPVDFLAAAAEEFRASGVVAAAHRCLASVEGGEPQLYIGVRLLGWEPENRNAPMDALGRALGRVQPPWPVQLVLLDAVEDPVADWIRERVRPFYLP
- a CDS encoding ABC transporter substrate-binding protein, with the translated sequence MSSTHGGWTNVIRRKQAIAITAVVAALSLTAACGGKGDDGSKDKASNGAAFDAATKGVVNASDKKGGELKLWSPQDVDYLDPARAYYGFVWNLQRLYIRQLLAYDSKPGKDGTKLVPDLAEALPVLSNDGKTYTLKLKDGVKFEDGTPITSKDIKYGVERVFAQDVLSGGPTYLIDLLDQGQKYPGPYKDTDANKMGLKSVQTPDDKTIVFNLASANSDFSYLLAMPSSSPVPVAKDEGAKYTNKPVSTGPYKVESFTSGKGATLVRNTNWDPSTDKIRTALPDKVSFTVTTNPDDMDQRLLSGDIDLAVDGTGVQQAAKNKILQSPDLKKNADNPFTGYIRYMAFPQTVAPFDNIECRKAVIYAADPKSLQTARGGPTSGDLGANMLPPGVPGADKSYDPWGLTAGAPQVDKAKAALAACGLPNGFKTTIAVRNNRAPEVKTAESLQAALKAINIDASIDQYDGKLSSSTIGSPENVKKKGYGIIIMGWGADYNSGSGFLQPLVDGKFILPNGNNNYTMLNDPEVNGLFQKAAAAATPEEAAPFYTDINKKVMEKALYLPINFDKALIYHNPRLTNVYFNDSMGRIDLATLGVVK